The window ACTGCAGTTATGGACTGTCTCTTTGCGCCGAAAGAAACGCGATGGCAGCAGCTGCTGCAAGTGGAAATCTAACTCCTGTCGCAATAGCTATCGTGGGAGAAGAGGGGAACCCCTGTTTCCCTTGTGGAGCTTGCAGACAGTTTCTGATTGAGTTTAATCGTGAGATGGATGTAGTGGTTGAAAGTGATAGTGATATAGAGATTTATAAACTCAACGATTTGCTGCCGAAGCACTTTACATTGACAGATAGATGATTTTTAAAAAATATTGCGCTCGATCCATATACAATAAAGGAAAAGGATTGATGAGATATGTATATTCTGATTGCTTTAATTTTAGATAGTCTCCTGGGAGATCCTCACTACAAATTTCACCCGGTCGTAATCGTGGGAAGAATCATAAGCTATTGGGAAGAGAAGCTTTATTCCGAGAGATTTGGCAAAACACAGGGTGCTATCTTCCTTTTCATAGTTTTATTTACTGTTTCCATGTTCGTTTTATCCATTCTATTCACAGCCTTTTTACTTGGAAGATACGTCTCTGCCGCGGTCGAGATATTTTTACTATACTCCGCACTCTCATACGGAGCCCTTCGAGACGAATCCAAAGCTGTGGCGGTTGACTTGCAAAATGGCAACATTGAAAAAGCGAGAACGGATCTTTCGTATATAGTCGGCAGAGATACCGCATCCCTGGATGACAAAGGAATTATTCGCGCCACCATTGAAACTATTGGAGAAAACTATATCGATGGGATTACATCGGTGCTGTTTTATATGCTCTTGGGCTATTTTTTCAATCAAGCTGTTTTATTTGCATGGTTTTTTAAAACAGTTAATACGATGGATTCAATGGTAGGGTACAAGAATGAAAGGTATAACGATTTTGGAAAAGCGGCCGCTATTCTTGATGATATTATGAACTTTATTCCTGCCAGAATAGGAGCACTCATCTCTATTGCCGCAGGAGCTTTCGCTGGATTTGACGCAAAAAGAGGGTTGGTCGTATTTCTTAGAGACAGAAAGAATCATAAAAGCCCAAACAGCGCTCACGGAGAAGCAGCTTTCGCCGGGCTTCTTGGGATAACACTGGGCGGCGG of the Synergistaceae bacterium genome contains:
- a CDS encoding cytidine deaminase, translating into MNLLQRAREARKFSYSPYSKFPVGAALLFEDGETVTGCNVENCSYGLSLCAERNAMAAAAASGNLTPVAIAIVGEEGNPCFPCGACRQFLIEFNREMDVVVESDSDIEIYKLNDLLPKHFTLTDR
- the cobD gene encoding cobalamin biosynthesis protein CobD — its product is MYILIALILDSLLGDPHYKFHPVVIVGRIISYWEEKLYSERFGKTQGAIFLFIVLFTVSMFVLSILFTAFLLGRYVSAAVEIFLLYSALSYGALRDESKAVAVDLQNGNIEKARTDLSYIVGRDTASLDDKGIIRATIETIGENYIDGITSVLFYMLLGYFFNQAVLFAWFFKTVNTMDSMVGYKNERYNDFGKAAAILDDIMNFIPARIGALISIAAGAFAGFDAKRGLVVFLRDRKNHKSPNSAHGEAAFAGLLGITLGGGSTYNGQYVQRPIIGDYTRDVELNDIYNAHKILAASVIFSAFIVFFSVYLAK